The Hymenobacter baengnokdamensis genome includes a region encoding these proteins:
- a CDS encoding SHOCT domain-containing protein encodes MSPSDANSSLAALRQLKEMLDAGTITAPEFETLKRQIIFGIEPALPVATPSGTDGPPTPAVPEASIPEPEAVAPANPLPAAISTEAIPAAPPVAAPDWLASAAPSLLSFEERSLPPAEERRNPLNLVFIVGGVLVLLGIVLYLFIDRPANPDEHLTSTSQTAADSTMTAPEVGPQAEQLTLPPAAPETIRVAPAARPVAAPATSQLRADSAKPVTAPAKAAAVPNQPVPIDSAATKNP; translated from the coding sequence ATGAGCCCGTCCGATGCCAACTCGTCTCTTGCCGCCCTGCGGCAGCTCAAGGAAATGCTCGATGCCGGCACCATTACCGCGCCGGAGTTCGAAACGCTGAAGCGGCAGATTATTTTCGGCATCGAACCGGCGCTGCCCGTAGCTACGCCGTCCGGTACCGATGGGCCGCCCACCCCAGCGGTGCCCGAAGCATCCATTCCTGAACCTGAGGCCGTTGCGCCAGCCAACCCCCTGCCCGCTGCCATTTCGACGGAGGCCATACCAGCCGCGCCACCGGTAGCTGCGCCCGATTGGCTGGCTTCGGCGGCGCCCAGCCTGCTCTCGTTTGAAGAGCGGTCGCTGCCGCCGGCCGAAGAGCGGCGCAATCCGCTCAACCTGGTCTTTATTGTGGGTGGGGTGCTGGTGCTGCTGGGCATCGTGCTGTACCTGTTTATCGACCGCCCTGCCAACCCCGACGAGCACCTCACCAGCACCAGCCAAACGGCCGCCGACTCTACCATGACAGCTCCCGAAGTTGGTCCTCAGGCCGAGCAGCTGACCCTGCCGCCCGCCGCGCCCGAAACCATCCGGGTAGCACCCGCCGCCCGCCCGGTAGCCGCGCCGGCCACCAGCCAGCTCCGGGCCGATTCGGCAAAGCCTGTTACGGCACCGGCTAAAGCAGCAGCTGTGCCCAACCAGCCCGTGCCTATCGATTCGGCGGCTACTAAAAACCCTTAG